CGTGCTCGCCTCCAACGCCGCGACCTTCTCGGCGCCTTACATCAATCTCGGCCTCGTGCCGGTCGGCGCCGCCAGTCTCTTGATGCCGAGCACCATGGGCTATCAGCGCGCCTTCGCCATGCTGGTGATGGGCCGCAGCTTCACCGCCGCCGAAGCCCATGCCGCCGGCTTCGTCAACGCCGTGGTGTCGCCGGGACATACCGAGGTCGAAGCCCGCAAGGTGGCGCGCGAGATCTGCCGGCTGCCGGCCGAGGCGGTCGCGATCTCACGCAAATTGCTGCGCGCGCCGCCGGAAGAACTCACCCGCCGCATCGACCAGGAGGGCCATCTGTTCGGCGAGCGACTGAAATCCGAGGAGGCCATCGCGGCGTTCAATGCGTTTGCGAACAGGAAGAAGAGGTAGGAGCGACACCCTTCGTGAAATCTTCGCGCGGAACGACTAATCTGGTTCCATGCGATACCAATCCATCCTTGCCGCGCTTTCACTCGCGCTCGTTGCCCTGCCCGCCGCGGCCCAGACCGCGGCGCCCGTGGATCTGCGCATTCTCGCGATCAACGACTTCCACGGCAATCTCCGTCCGCCGCCGGGCGGCATCCGCATCAACGACCCCGAGGACAAGAGCAAGAAAGTGGCGGTGGCGGCCGGCGGCGCCGAATACATGGCAACGCTGGTGAAGCAATTGAGCGCGGGGCACAAGAACACGATCTTCGTCGCCGCGGGCGACCTGATCGGGGCGAGCCCGTTTTTGTCGGCGATGTTTCACGACGAGCCCTCGATCGAGTCGCTCTCGATGATGGGGCTTGCGATCACTTCGGTCGGCAACCACGAATTCGACGAGGGCAAGACCGAACTGCTCCGGATGCAGAATGGCGGCTGTCATCCGGAGGACGGCTGCCAGGGACCGCATCCGTTCACCGGCGCGAAATTCCATTATCTCGCGGCTTCGACCGTCGACACCGCGACCGGCAAGAGCGTGCTGCCGCCTTACGAGATCCGCGAGTTCGAGGGCATCCCCGTCGCCTTCATCGGTCTCACCTTGAAGGAGACGGCAGGCATCGTCTCGCCCAAGGGCATCGCGGGGCTTGAATTCCGCGACGAGGCCGAGACGGTGAATGCGCTGGTGCCCCAGTTGAAGGCGAAGGGCGTCGAAGCGATCGTGGTGCTGATCCACCAGGGCGGCGAGCCCTCCGGCGACTACAACGAATGCCCAGGCATCACGGGACCGATCGTCGACATCGTGAAGAAGTTCGACCGCGCCGTCGACGTCGTCGTCAGCGGCCACACCCATCGGGCCTATGTCTGCGACATCGACGGACGGCTCGTCACCAGCGGCGACAAATACGGCACGCTGGTCACCGCGATCGACCTCAAGCTCGATCCTGCCACCCGCGACATCGTCAGCGCCAAGGCCGAGAATGTCATCGTCGCCGACGCCTCGCTCGCCAAGGATCCCGACCAGACCGCGCTGATCGACGCCTATGACAAGCTCTCCGCCCCGATCGCCAATCGCCCGGCCGGATCGGTGACGCAGACGCTGTCGCGCGTTCCGAACGACGCCGGCGAAAGCGCGCTCGGCGACGTCATCGCCGATGCGCAGCTTGCCGCCACGCAGAATGCCGGGGATGGCAGCGCCGTCATCGCACTCACCAATCCCGGCGGCATCCGCACCGACATCATCCCCAAGGAGAACGGCGCGGTGTCGTATGGCGAGATATTCGCGAGCCAGCCGTTTCGCAATCGCCTCGTCACGATGACGCTGACCGGCAGCCAGCTCAAGGACATGCTGGAACAGCAATGGCTCGACCCGAAGCGGCCGCGGATCCTCCAGGTGTCGAACGGGTTCAGCTATAGCTGGGATGCATCCAGGCCGTTCGGCGAGCGCGTGTTGGCTGACAAGATGGCGCTCAACGGCAGGCCGCTCGAGCCGGCCGCCGGCTACCGCGTCACCGTCAACGATTACCTCGCCGTCGGCGGCGACGGCTTTACCGTCGCCAAGCAGGGCACCTCGCCGCAATATGGCGGTTACGACGCCGATGCG
The genomic region above belongs to Bradyrhizobium sp. CCBAU 53338 and contains:
- a CDS encoding bifunctional UDP-sugar hydrolase/5'-nucleotidase: MRYQSILAALSLALVALPAAAQTAAPVDLRILAINDFHGNLRPPPGGIRINDPEDKSKKVAVAAGGAEYMATLVKQLSAGHKNTIFVAAGDLIGASPFLSAMFHDEPSIESLSMMGLAITSVGNHEFDEGKTELLRMQNGGCHPEDGCQGPHPFTGAKFHYLAASTVDTATGKSVLPPYEIREFEGIPVAFIGLTLKETAGIVSPKGIAGLEFRDEAETVNALVPQLKAKGVEAIVVLIHQGGEPSGDYNECPGITGPIVDIVKKFDRAVDVVVSGHTHRAYVCDIDGRLVTSGDKYGTLVTAIDLKLDPATRDIVSAKAENVIVADASLAKDPDQTALIDAYDKLSAPIANRPAGSVTQTLSRVPNDAGESALGDVIADAQLAATQNAGDGSAVIALTNPGGIRTDIIPKENGAVSYGEIFASQPFRNRLVTMTLTGSQLKDMLEQQWLDPKRPRILQVSNGFSYSWDASRPFGERVLADKMALNGRPLEPAAGYRVTVNDYLAVGGDGFTVAKQGTSPQYGGYDADALFAFFRAHGPIGPLPPTRILRVD
- a CDS encoding enoyl-CoA hydratase-related protein, with product MPNGNIIVTEERSTRVITLRRPGKKNAITQDMYREMSRAIDTAQNNPDIRCMIITGGSGVFTAGDDIDDFMKADASRPETLSDGARFLYSLALNAKPIIAAVDGASIGMGTVMLFHCDYVLASNAATFSAPYINLGLVPVGAASLLMPSTMGYQRAFAMLVMGRSFTAAEAHAAGFVNAVVSPGHTEVEARKVAREICRLPAEAVAISRKLLRAPPEELTRRIDQEGHLFGERLKSEEAIAAFNAFANRKKR